The following DNA comes from Plasmodium vivax chromosome 11, whole genome shotgun sequence.
ACGAATAACCGAAATGAAGAACTTGGCTTGTTAAGTTTCAAGCGAGTGTCGCTATGGCTTTGTGATTTACACAGGGGATAACTGAACACAGTTGTTCCCCTTTCAGCTGTTTTGTGCACATGTAGTAACTCAGAAGCGTCGaggcgcagaaaaaaaaaaaaaaaaattaattcaccAATTAACGAAGCGAAGAACACTTTACTCGCTTTATTCcgtgtgtaaatttttccaaCACAAAATTTGCCCAACTGTTCCACATGTTTTGAGCAAGTTCGCCacaaacatatatacacaccaCAATGTTTTGAAGCACATGACATTCCCATTAGCTTGAAGTTTTACAAACATCTGAGCGAGCCATTTCGACAATTTTGAAATAGAGCttgctaaattttttaagcttaaaaataattttttcttctgctccCCCGCCCTGTTGTGCGCAGCTCTTTAACAACACACGAAgttatatgtgtgtataggTACGCATTGCCCACGCGCATAGAGGGACGCACCTCCACCCATTAAGGGGTAGTACCGCACCACATAGAGGAGACGCATATTGTACGCGCCGCTAATACCCCAAGTTTGCACACCGAAATGGGAAGCGAAAATGTTCTGCAAGGAAACATACTTagcaaattataaaaagaagaaaaaccgACTAAGGGAAGTCACCCGAAGATGCCTCAACCTAATCGACTCCAACTACCAGCACTTAACATCGTTCATAGGGAAAAACAACACAGGTGATCTTTTGACAAGCTACCAATTTAGTGAcgatgaaataaaattcgATTCAGACGAAAATGTATGCAGTAGTGAAATCTACTTCCCAGAAAGCACGTATACTAATAAtgactttaaaaatttgctagGATGGGTACCCAGAAATTTAGTAGTGGCAGAACCGATCACCACGGATTCCATCCCGTgcgcatttttcttttcaaaggATGATGATAAACTAGCAGtagataataaaataattttatacctGCATAAGTTTAATGAAGATTTAGGCACGATAATCCCAACGGTGAGTGCcctacataaaaaattaaaaatgaacatcaTCGCAATGGAGTATTCAGGATATGGGGCCAGTTTCGACACGCATGAACAGAAGCTTGTTTCAATTGTGAACGATTCGTTTactcttttaaaatttattgttaactttttgaaaattccGTCtagaaatatattcattttgtgttacgactttttggctagctgcgcTATAGAGGTGGTAAATCGATATGAAGACACGTACGGCAAAAGGGAGTCCCTAGGCGGGCTGGTCCTTATTAAACCCCAGCTGCTGCAAGTTGTTAGCCAGCATACAGTTCTTTCGCCATATGAACAAGATGATAATATCGTGTTAGGGGATAAAGGTCCCATCGGAGTTGTCgcaggaaaaagggggttaACTGGTCAGTGTGCAGATGACACTTTTGACGGGGCTGCGCCAGTTGGGGGGGGCATCCTTGAGGGGGATGTTCCACATTGTGAGGATGATCCATTTTGTCAAGATGACCCATTTTGTCCGGATGACCCACATTGTGAGGACGTCCCCTTTTGTGAGGatgccccattttgcgagGACGTCCCTTTTTGCGACGGACGGATGAAGAAGGAAAGCCACTACGCGGTTTCCAACGAATCGAAGCAGAAAAACTGCACAGTGACGACTCCCAAAAAATTGTACCACTCTCttggatttaaaaaagatgaagaagtgACCTACAACGTGACGAGCAACagggtgaagaaaaacaactttgtaaaaaaaggagtcctTACCATTCGCAGCGATGTATGTAACCGAGCGTGGAAAGGCGCTTCCGTAGGTACCAACTCGTATCAGTCAGGGAATGGCATAATTACTTGTGACATGTCTTTATTTTACAGCGATAGTCAAGGCCCCCCAGGGAGAGAAAATAACAACATACCCAACTCTCTAATGAAGAGGATATTAAAAGATACATTTGATATAAAGCACTCCCTAAATTCAATAAAATCAATTTCATgttccattttaattttccaccATGAAAATTATTCCTATAAAAATTCGAGCTCATATATTCTGCTGGACAATGCGAAAGAGTGTCACAAGAAGGcagcttttttatttgatttcATGAACGAAGATTTTGTCACGGCCTTCAAGTGGTTCTTCTCGGAAATATCCCATTCGCAGAGGCAAGAAAAgctgtttaaaaatttgctttatttatatgagcACCCCTCATATGATAGGAAGGACAACGTTGGTATAAATGGCTGTTTGGAGAAGCAACAAAATCGTGTCATTCATGGCGAACATAGGGAAAACACACGTAGCGATTTGGACAAAATGTGTAGCGGTAGCTTTGATTCAACATTTGGCGAACTTGCTGATGGGAGCTTTAACGTACCTCTTAGCAGTAGCGTCAGAAATAGCTTCATCCTCCAGGGGTGCAACGTAAATGACGCCCTAAGCGATAGGGAAGATTCTCCTAAATGTGATGCTCATAGTTGTAGCCCTTCCAACAGCAAGAGTACCATTAACTTACCTGACGAAATTTTCATATGTCCCGAAATGGTTCAGGAAGAGATCCCCTGCAAGGAGGGGGGCGATGTGGGGAGTTAACCCCCTCCTCCGAGTGGCACATTCCTTGTGCGACTTGCAAGGAGCACTTTTAACACTGATAATTGATGCGTACCTTGGTACCTTTTCACTTCATGTAGTACCCCCCGACGTGTCTCACCCTTTCGTGTCGGCCATCCAGCAACAGTGACAGGAGGCAGGGCTGACACCGGTCTGCTTTATACAACACGTGCATGCTACACTTTTGTTCCATCCTGAACGATGTGTAGAATGCCTTTCCATAAGTGTATATTAGATGGCAAGTTTTTTTCCGCGTCCATTTTTCGGTGGCACTTCAccacccccccacacacacaccttttttttttgtgcatttttggcTTTTGAATTGATACcgttatttttactttaatttttactgcGATTCTGtttatcattaaatttttgaattTGATGCGTTGCTGCTGCAATTTGGATTTGCTTTTATCCCCGCAGTTGTGCTtatattttgttcccctcagtcgtttttttcaccacgACGTTGTGATTTATGTGTGCGGTTGGGCAAGTGACTAAACGGTTAAGCGAacggaaaatattttttattttttatttattatttttattttttttttgtgcatctCCCCATGAGAGACGTTTCCCGTTAAATCTTCCTCCCAACgaagtttttaatttccttttttccttcctcgtCCAAAGGAAAAAGCGGCACGTTGACTGCAGACATTGAAGCTCGCCTTGCTGTATATACAGGAACGCAAaaataatcttttttttttttcccctattttACGCAAAGCGCTGATCTTTTAATGAGCGcataaatgtgaaaatacATTAGCGTGATAATAGACTCACTTCTATGCATGTCCAATTGTGTGATTAATTTTTCGAATGATTGCAACGCTGCTTTTCAAATCAGTGTAACAGTTGTCTTGTTGTTTTTTGCCTGcacggattttttttttttttttttttctccccccttttcgcttgTTTTCCCCCACTATCACACAGCATAGCTAGCACCCCTATATTCACTGCTTCCccgcaaaaatgaaaggcGCGTGCGTACTTGTCTGttccttccttttgtttGTTGTTTCGCAGGACATTTGCGTTTGCTACAAAAATCCTCGCTTCAGTTCCCTGGCGACCGAGTCGAAAAAGGACTTATCGGAGTAATGGGCAAGAGGAAATTTCCAGTCCACAGAAGGATAAAATTCCAACGCATTTTACACCTCCATGTGTTCCCTTCCATTTCTGCGTGCCCCCAACCGATGGGGTATAAGCAAAAGTTCACCGCCTCCTTTTTAGGGACTTGAGCGAATTGAACAAACTAAACGAAGAACTAATTTCGAACGAAAGAGAAGATGAAGACGACGACGAGGATGActatgaagaggaaaatctCGAAAATTCCAATTTTGATGATATAGCTCGGGAGAGCCTCGAAAATGTGAGTCCTACTTTTAAGTGCCAGGATTTTCACTCTCACTTGCGCAACTGTATGCTCACATATGAATAgccattttctcctttttctttaaaaggCTGAGGGGCAGGCAACTGTCGACCTGGAAAATGTAGAAATGGATAAACTCCTGGAcgaaggttttttttttttttttttttttttttcctctaccCCTCCTTAGCACCCCTATAATTATCTACCTTCACACGCATTGCCCATTTAACCCTTTTAAGAAATATTCAGGATAATTCAGGAACGGCTGAAAAAGTTATGGTTAGGCAGGAGGGCACCAACTGTTGAGCGTGCCATTTTAGTGTGCCATTTTAGCGTTGCCAAATTTGGCCTTCTTATGGTGCCCCCATTTAGGTACATTGGGAGGTGCAGGAGGAACTACTCCGATGTCTGTCCTTTGGGTTAGCAAGGAGGGAGAAAGAAAACACATTGCTTGAAAAGGCGAAATGAAGGATCGTCCACCTCACAATGAGAAACAGAATTCCCCATTTGCTTGCTAACATTTTGAaatgcaagaaaaaaaaaggatgaggATAAATGTTTGCCCTTGTGCCAAATTTCACAGTGGAATGCCTGCCTCCACAGTAACGCAGTTTTATAGGTGACTACAATCCCATTagcattttgcttttttcttttttaagggTGGAAAGTATCCGCTTATGATGAGAATCTTTGCATCCCACCTGAAACGTACGAAGGACCGTAAgttctccaaaaaaaagaaaagactcATCCTGGCGTAGTGCAGTTACCCCTATATGTGTGTTCACCCGTTTGCTTTGCGTGCTACTGGTCTTTCTTTGCATGCCACTCGTCTTTCTTTGCCTATGTTATGTATTCCACCGCTACCCCCTCGGGGCAGATGCAGATCGATAGATTTTTCGAACAGCACACATGTCGACAAGGAGCTTTTCGCGTGGAAGTGCGAAGTGGAGTGGCCCTGCACGAACCGTAAGAGCAGAAGTTTCTTGTTGGGGAGAAGCGAAGTGGGGCACCACCCCTTCTCTGTATAATCACTTTGGTAAAACGATGCAGCTGTTTTTCACTAAcgtgatggaaaaaaaaaaaaaccattaCTGCAAacgctttcccttttttaagccCCCAAATTAAGAGTCATGGAAAAGTGCCCCTTCAGATGGACCCTCGTGGGGAGTAATTTGTGCATAGCGCCGGAGGTAAGTGCCGACTGCTCAGCGCAGTTTGTTCATCTGGCgaggcgaaaaaagaaaaaaaaaagtagacaTATGGGCAGATATGCTTCGTATACCTGCAAACGGGTTTCACCTGGTGCTCGAATGCTGCGTGTAGGAGGATAAGACACATGTCATAGTAAAACCTGCAGCCTCGCACGCATATGCACTGTCTAACTTTAAAAGTTGTGAATGGGGAAATGCTTCAGATAAAATTCATGGCGCGGATATTTTTCCACCCATTTGAAGGATTACATTGGGAGGTGCTCCCCCGCCATGGACTTCGCAAATTACGATTACGAGACACGCGTTAGATGGGCCACTGAATgtaaaaggagaaatgagaaatgagaaaaaggggaagaaaataaccCCCGAGGGGATAGATAAAAAGGCACATGCCTTTACCCGAACAGTTATCTACTTCTCTCTTTCTACCATGGATGAGTGCAccattttgacatttttttcttgcgcGTCGTTTGAACCATATTTAGGTAACGTCCAGTGGGCTCCTCTACCTCCACCTAAGATTGCAAAATCGAAGGACGCAATTTTGAGGGCCTCCTCCGGGGGCCCCGTGGAAGAAAGTGgaaacattataaaaattgtccCAAAaaagtgattttttttttttttttaaatttgaagcaaatgttgttcctctttttcttcccataaATGTGCTTGTCCGTTTTCATAAAATGGTCAATTGTTTGAGTAtcacttatttttaaaaatacaaagttttattaaaaatgtaaaaattttacaaagtggtatatgttaattaaaaaaaaaaaaaattatgaacaaagCATCCGGGAAgggtgtgtgtgtggaggACAACTTGGGGTAGGGAAAAGTAAATTTTGtgtgaacaaaaaagggggccccTAAATTTTTGCCATAAATGTGAGAGAATTTCACAGAAGTGACATTTTATCATATGCAAATGGGCAATATAGGGCCGCGAATAAACGCAAATGCTTATATTCAaatggtggaaaaaaaaaattagctgaTTTGAGGTTTCCCAAACGGCATGCTGCTAATTTCCAGAGTTActgattttttaattttaacagATTGTTGTTAATTTCTGTCTTTACTTCCTCCGGGTTTAAGTTTAGCGGATCTTCCAGCTCGTTTTGGAATCCTGGGATGCAGCCATTTTTGCACTTACACGTTCCCCCCAGGTAGGACGGGATGttctgcaaaagggaaaagaaataaaacaaaataaaaaacatggCTTGCGTTTCCGTTTGCGCTTTCGATTGCTCTTGCGCGTGGAGATGGGCGCTTCTGCCACGTCCGCATATGCCCCCCCGAGGGGCATTTCCCTAACTGTCTATCCTTCGCGACTTACATTTTTATCGACTAGTACAGAGAACCACTCGCAATCGGCAGGCTCCTTGTTTGAAATAACTTTGGGGATTTCCAATTTGTTCAGCGTCCTGCGGCTTATCCCGAAGGCCTTAAGAGTTTCTATGGTTATTCTTATGTAGGACGGCGCGTTTATTAGGTACTGAAGGGAAGGGGCGGGAGAAGCGACATCACGCAGTGTTAATGAGTGCGTATGAGAAAGGATGTACTCGAAGAGGAGTTTCAGTGGGAAGGTGCTCCTCTGTACATGCCCGATCAAATGCAGTGGGCGCTCTTCACCCTCCGTGTTTGTATGCGTATCTACGTATCTGCATGTTTGCCGCCCAACGCGAAGACGTACCGTTTTGCCAACCAGCTGGGGATGCAGAAATTCGGAGAGCTTTGACGTGTTGGCAAAAACCCTCAGAAATCGCCtatcaaattttttcaacatAAATCCCTTCAAGTCGATAAAGCGGAAGGTCCGGCAAATGaagttgtatttttttgtgtgctcATTACATACTACGAATTCGTGTTCATTGGAATAGACAATATAATCAATTAGAATGTTTTCTGGGACGTGGTCAAGGAGAAGGGTAAAATTACATAACTTTAGTCTGCCAATAACAATTGGTTGCTTATCTATGGTGCACTTATGCTTACATGCAGCTAGGGACTTTTTTATGAGGGAATAATATGGCTTTATTCTAATTGGCAATATAACGTCTTCATCCGTTTTGAAggatacttttttattttttagtaatgGCTGAATGTTGGTTTTCCTCCAAAGAATTGCTTTTTCAATGGAGTTTGCCGCTTCATCTAACTTCTCTCCATAGGAAAGAATGTACCTTACTAGTATCGAATCCTCCGTTTTTTCGCTgatattttttgtgtttagGATGgactttattttctttatttgttCTCCATATTTCTTTATGAGTGCATCTAAGTTAGATGACAGCGTCCCCGCGTCCAAAGTCATATTTACCTTTTCCGGGGCACTTGGGGAGAGGGCGGTCGCCAGGggtgcacaaaaaggggaatctGAATTTTCCGTTTCGGCGAGGGGGTAATGCAACTGAGGAGTGCATGTGTTGCGGAGAGTACTCCGTTCAGTGCTCCGGTGAGAGCTCCGTTGAGTGCTCCTTTCCTGGGCTCGCTAGTACGCACACGCAGCCTCCTCTCTCCGCGTGAACgttctttcctttcccttttttttgaaccctttttgaagaaaaaaaggaaaacacgttaaagggaaaggaaaaatttcgCACAGTGTCATatgttaacaaattttaaacatgTGGTTTCcctgcatttaaaaaaaaaaaacaaaaaaaaaacaaagcaaagcaaagcaatgCAAAGCAGCTACTAACAAAACTCAAGGTGATCTAACAAAGCGTATAATACTTCACACGGATGGACACAATTTCGCATAATTTGGTGAACTTTGCGCAATTTTATCGAATTGTGTAGGTATACGTCACAATTTTGTCATGTgcgctttcccccctctaCGTGTACAAAGATGCGCGTAGTCATATGttgggaacaaaaaaaaggaaaagaaaaaataaaagggaaagggaaaggaaaatccCAACCTAACAATATGCTATTAAATCCAATTGGCACGTTATTAaagggcacaaaaaagggacaaagtTGGACAAAAAGGGtgaataaaaaggggggagaaaaaaaagaaaaacattacATTATTACACTGCAATATAGTACGCTGTAATATAGTACGCTGCAATATAGTACGCTGCAATATAGTACGCGGCAATGCAGTACACTGCAGTACATTGCGCTTCCGCTGTGCACTGCCGCTATACACTTGGTGACTGCAAAGGAATTAACTGCACAATAATCAACCATGCCAGAAACAAGCGAGAAAATTAGACAAATAAAGTTAAAATGGGTCCAAGTGCGAATGTAAGgcattttttcatcttaATCAAACACActcatttaaaaagtgaaaaacagtttcccccttgtgtgttacttgaaaaaaaaaaaaaaaaaaaaaaaaatatgcacatatatacataactttaaaatgtgcatatggAAGGATTAAGGCCCACGCTGCGCCACTAAGTCtccataaaaatttacaaacaTATTTGCATACATAAATGTAGTGTTCGCGTAATGGAGAAACGTCAAAATGGGCATTTGACGTAACAACCGAGGCGATTTTGCGGGTGCCTAAAAAAtcactgctttttttttttttttataatacataaagTTTGCTAAGCGGAAACGATAACGTGTGACGTTCGACAGGGGTGTAAAGAAAACACGGGGTCAATGAAGCGGGCTGAAAAAAGGACTGCACTACAAGGTGTTGGGACGAACTACAATGTGTGTGGGgaagccaaaatgggaaaagacCCATACTGTGttgcacaaatggggcaaaatggcaacacTGAAATGGGGTGACACGAATGAGACAGTGGAGACACGTAAGATGTGGCAGGAAAATACGACAATGGGGAGTTGCGGTGGGTCAAAACGTGACAACGCGAGCACAAGCGGGGAAACAGGTGAGCACATTCCTTTTACGcatcgtaaaaaaaaaaaaaaaaaaaaaaaaaaagcatgtaCAGGTGAACGCttaaatgaatgaatgaattaaaacaaaGTTGAAAGCAAATGGCTAAACGtgttcccccgttttgtAAAGCTCTTTTCTCAGATTCCTACATGTGCGTATACACACTGGGATGGTATAAAATGGGAGTGTCACACGTGGTCGGTCAGGTTATAGTTATATGTTTGAGAAAATGCATTCACGTAAAGAAGAAGGTTGGCCAGTCCTCCCATGTTgcctatatatgtatgtacatacttGGACGAGTCAAATTTGCGTACGTCGTCAAGCTGCTTCTTTCACGTAaacacacataaaaaaatacgcagcGCGTGTCATATAAATGTGAGTACATGGAACTATAAATGATTCAAAGAGGCCGTTTCGTTTTGGCTTCCTTAAATGTTTATCATCTTAAAAGAAGGCGTCAAATCGTGAAAGCgtgaaaaggtgaaaagataaaaacaaccatatgaaaatgtacatgtataaatCACAGCAAAGCTATTGctatatgcataaaaaaggtaaccatatatgtacgcacgtgtatgtatattGACGTACGTTGCTTCATCCCAAGTGATGGGTACAACCTCCTCACAAGTTGGCTTTTTATGCTTAATGTATAACATACATGGATTATCACCCCAATGAGAAGCAGCAGCCTTTTTTTCAGCGTAAATAATATagcacaagaaaaaaaaaaaaaaatgttattccgttttgtttccccctctttttttttttttttttttatcccattTTAAGCTTGGCTTTTCCCAACCTGGCTccgtataaaaaaaattaaccaaatGGGGCATTAATTTGTGCTTGCCATTACCACAATATATGTGAAGTTATTGCAAAAAGTAATACATTTCCGTGCGTGCTGGCCAAAAATATGTGCAAAAAGGCACTGTAATTTTCAATGCATTTTTGGATGCCTGCCATTTtgcgtacatatgtaaaTAACACAGTACACTGGTTTCGCAGAAGGTTGAATGTGCCACGGCAGGGATGCAAAGACTGCTCGTTTGCGTGAACTGATCGACGGCAAAAATGGTGGCGCCAGTTAATCGCCGCAATGCCACATTCATGGCCCTCGAATGAGCGTTTAAGTTagcgaagaagaagcactCACCGCTATCGTTACAACATAATGCGCAATTTTAAGTTTCACCTCCGTTTTTTCTTGGAagaaggaaatgaaaaattcgCGAGCGCCTCGATTTTGGCGAAGTGCACATAAGTAGCGCGGGCGCGTATAACCATACGTTATACGCTTGAATGGAATACCCACGGAAAATTCCCATTCGTTTGCAGACCACATTTGCGAGCCTtcttttgcccccctttgcatacatacatgtgtatatgtgtgtatgtgcacacgtacctgtacatgtacatgcacCTATTGTACATGTTATcatgttccctttttttcaccacccACGCCCGCGTTCATCTGTCGTTTCGCACGAATTCACAAATGTGACCAGATGTCCCCCCCCACATGCTCACTTGTCACCTCTCACCGCACACTTCTCACTGCGCACTTTTGTCTGCTCCCCCAACTTATAAGCAACggaaagtgtaaaaaatggaCCCAAGTGCTTATAAAAACTTCCCCGTTTTCTATCTGAAGCGGAAAGGTACGCGGAGAGAAAGGTGAAGGGTGAAGGGGGAGCCACCGCAAAAGAGAGACCGCAAAAGAGAGACCGCAAAAGAGAGACCGCAAAAGAGAGACCGCAAAAGAGAGACCGCAAAAGAGAGACCGCAAAAGAGAGAC
Coding sequences within:
- a CDS encoding hypothetical protein, conserved (encoded by transcript PVX_114605A), which codes for MFCKETYLANYKKKKNRLREVTRRCLNLIDSNYQHLTSFIGKNNTGDLLTSYQFSDDEIKFDSDENVCSSEIYFPESTYTNNDFKNLLGWVPRNLVVAEPITTDSIPCAFFFSKDDDKLAVDNKIILYLHKFNEDLGTIIPTVSALHKKLKMNIIAMEYSGYGASFDTHEQKLVSIVNDSFTLLKFIVNFLKIPSRNIFILCYDFLASCAIEVVNRYEDTYGKRESLGGLVLIKPQLLQVVSQHTVLSPYEQDDNIVLGDKGPIGVVAGKRGLTGQCADDTFDGAAPVGGGILEGDVPHCEDDPFCQDDPFCPDDPHCEDVPFCEDAPFCEDVPFCDGRMKKESHYAVSNESKQKNCTVTTPKKLYHSLGFKKDEEVTYNVTSNRVKKNNFVKKGVLTIRSDVCNRAWKGASVGTNSYQSGNGIITCDMSLFYSDSQGPPGRENNNIPNSLMKRILKDTFDIKHSLNSIKSISCSILIFHHENYSYKNSSSYILLDNAKECHKKAAFLFDFMNEDFVTAFKWFFSEISHSQRQEKLFKNLLYLYEHPSYDRKDNVGINGCLEKQQNRVIHGEHRENTRSDLDKMCSGSFDSTFGELADGSFNVPLSSSVRNSFILQGCNVNDALSDREDSPKCDAHSCSPSNSKSTINLPDEIFICPEMVQEEIPCKEGGDVGS
- a CDS encoding Sec14-like cytosolic factor or phosphatidylinositol/phosphatidylcholine transfer protein, putative (encoded by transcript PVX_114595A), whose amino-acid sequence is MTLDAGTLSSNLDALIKKYGEQIKKIKSILNTKNISEKTEDSILVRYILSYGEKLDEAANSIEKAILWRKTNIQPLLKNKKVSFKTDEDVILPIRIKPYYSLIKKSLAACKHKCTIDKQPIVIGRLKLCNFTLLLDHVPENILIDYIVYSNEHEFVVCNEHTKKYNFICRTFRFIDLKGFMLKKFDRRFLRVFANTSKLSEFLHPQLVGKTYLINAPSYIRITIETLKAFGISRRTLNKLEIPKVISNKEPADCEWFSVLVDKNNIPSYLGGTCKCKNGCIPGFQNELEDPLNLNPEEVKTEINNNLLKLKNQ
- a CDS encoding Plasmodium falciparum CPW-WPC domain containing protein (encoded by transcript PVX_114600A) → MKGACVLVCSFLLFVVSQDICVCYKNPRFSSLATESKKDLSEDLSELNKLNEELISNEREDEDDDEDDYEEENLENSNFDDIARESLENAEGQATVDLENVEMDKLLDEEIFRIIQERLKKLWYIGRCRRNYSDVCPLGWKVSAYDENLCIPPETYEGPCRSIDFSNSTHVDKELFAWKCEVEWPCTNPPKLRVMEKCPFRWTLVGSNLCIAPEVSADCSAQFVHLARRKKKKKSRHMGRYASYTCKRVSPGARMLRVGG